TGTAACCCGGAGTTGTATACACCGCAATATTCAATTCTCCAATGATTGCATCATTGACGGGGGAATGCTTATTAttgtaattatatataatgtggTAGTACGGAATTGTAtttgaatttctttgaaccAGAAAATAAAAGTTCATGAAGACATAAGGGGCAGTCCAATTATACGGAGATAATTTTCCACACTATATATGGTTTGCTTTCACGCTGCTCCACCAAAAGATAAAAAGAGCACAGTTTTTTTGCTTGGCACCCAAAGAAACACATGTTCATTTGAAATTATTTAAACTTTTGAAACATAAAATTCAATTTTTCGGCCAAATGTCGTGCCTTTATGTTTTAAGGCATCATGATATGTTTttacgaagaaaaaaaatacattatattatattatattaacatGAGATTACTTAGCATTTTGCACGCATGTGTCCTATTTTTTTACTTACCTTATCTCTACATATTTAACAGATCAAAACATAAAGTGGgtgcaaaacataaaatattgaCGAACATAGTTGCACTTTTGCATTAATGGTCCTCGTGGTAAAAGGTAATCAGAAGATAGTCCATGTGGTAAAAACAAATTAGGAACTTAGATTAATGGTTCCCGTTGTGATATGATAACTGAACTTTAGACTGAGTTGATCGGTGAAATAATTGTTTTATGCATAATGCTTGTGTTCCTTTTATGGGGGACTTGTCTCCAAGGTTTTACAAGACCCTAGGAGCTAGTCAGGTAGCAAACTGGGGTTTAGCTCTTATgtggactaggcggatttaaataaatttattatatattgtataaatagTGTCTGcttataagtaaaaaaatataaatttcattgggatacataaattgcaaaattgaatgacaaatagattataaagtatcaGAACATAACAAAAATATGGGAAACAAAGCATATAATGGGTGTTTATTCAAGTATTTACAAGtgtcttacaatttattaaaaagtaaaatgtaaaataaaagttatatattttctgtctaaACGAGATTCGCTACCTAGACGGGTTTGGATGGTCTAGGTGGGTGCCTACACAGGTTCAGGCACCCTTTCGTAATTTCTAAATGCCTACATATTACTCGGGGTGGTGGCCAGCCGCCTAGCGCCACGTATTTCTACAACCGTTCTTGTTTCCCACATACGAGTAACGAACCTTAATCGTCCAAACATCATAATCAGATcgttcattttctttatcatcattaaatattatatctacaaaaaattattcaacttGGTGATCTTTTAGCCAATCACatgcataaaataaataaaaggtttATCATGATGATGCTGCTTGTTACCAAAACTATTGATTGGTTTAACACGTATggatgactaaacgatctccaaattgaataaatttttGCAGATATGGTctttagatgatgataaagagAATTAATGGTCCCAATAATGATGTTCGAACGATAAAGGTTCGTTAATCATAAGTGAAGAGCCATAAGCATTATCCTACTTTTAttctaaaatttaatttatttttattctttttcctgAAATAGTAAATGTGCTTCTCTTGAGCATTAGTTATCAATGAtgttttaagagtttttttctttttttttttaaggtaggataaaatttcattaaacaAATCAAACGAGAAATCTTAGGAATATAATATCATTAGAacgaagcaaaaaaaaaaaaaaaaaaaaaaaaaaaacaggacaATACAAAATCTAGGCACATAACCACATCCAACCAAACAGAAAGATAACACTCACGAGAACAGAAGTCTTACATCATCTTCTaatgaaattgtaaaaaatgAAGTTCTTTCTGCAAATAAACCCTACTATGAGACATCAAGAAGCGTCTTCACAGTCTTTTTTCGGGTAAACAGACAACAAAccattaaaaacccaaaaaagaaaaacacaacacAAAATAAACTACTTAGAAGTATGATTCGTCCACTGTGAGAGACTCATACGATCATAACTAACCAACAGGAAATATAAACTCACAAGGTTTAAATCCTATAAGTTGGACACAACACCATCAAGACGCACAACATAAACATCGTATCATATCACAGGAAAACTTATCAATGACTAGCAACAAGAAAACATGGTTATCCCTCAAACCAGTGCAACAACATTACGAGGGAAAGGCTCCAACACCTTTTGATAATCTTGCAatcatcaaaagaaaaaaaccctGCTATGAGCCAGTTGGTCTAAAAAATTACACAATCTACGTGGCGCACAGGTCGAAGTAACTAAAAGCTAACTACGTTCTTCAGTGGCTTGAATGTTGATGCAAGTTTCCTAATTTGTCACCGAGCTCGGTCAGACAAATGTCTTGAATGTGGAGTATGTAGTGAAATGTTCTACTAACTCCTGAACTGGAAAATTTgatcgaggaaggaacactctcggtCTTAGGTTCTATAACCTGAAGATAAGGTTATGCAAATCACCGTGAAGTTTGGGGTCTTCTACACCAGGTTTGGTAGCCTCAACTACATTAAAGAAAATATGGATCCACCGAAACAGTATCAAGCTGTATGGACAAAGAAACCTAAGGGAGATAAGTTTCTTTATTATAAAAGTTGTTTAGCCCTCTATATGTTGAACTTCAAATGCAACCTGAGCATATGCCAAGAAGGCTAATGAAGTAACCTCTTTCGGTGAAAAAATCAAAGACTCTTCGTTGTCTAACCAAAGAGTTGAAACTTCTGATTCTACAACTCCAACCTCATCTAACTAGATAGCTGCCTTGCTTCTGGAAATCCCATCTAACCAGACAACCGTCGTCCATCGACTGCCAACCCAAACTTGTCTATCCAGTTAAATTTTACGTTGACGGTTGGTgaacaatttgtttgtttttctcaaaaagTGTGAGAGGATCTCTCGTAGAGCGTTGGTTTATGTATGGAATTGGAAGGTCATCTCTATGTTGCAAATCCTCTTATTTTATAGGAAAACATTTCTTGATGCCTAAGTTTGTCGAATTGTAAAATCTTGATAGTACTGTAACTCCTTGACAAATTATGTAAATACATTTGGAATTAGGATTATGAATCTAGTCTTTTGAAATTATATCATCACCAAGCCTAGGTCTCTTTCACTTGAACTAGGATTCTGAATCTAGTCTTTTATGTgatcatttcatatttcatccAGACACAAGTTTCGATCCTTAAACAATCTAATTCAAACCTTATCAAAATCTATCTCAATCCTTAATATCCTACCTTTTTTATGACTCGACCAAGCCACAATCCAATCCTGACCTTTTAAGCAATCCCGATTCACCTCAGACTTGACCAAAACTACTAGCATCTCTCTACTGGGCTAAGTATTTCGCCATTGGGCCGAGACTCGCAGCCTTCTTTTTAGGCTAATTCCTTGTCAGCTAAGATCCATGATTTTAGACCCAAATAGAGTCACTTCCAACAAACGTCGAGCTTCCTCCTTATAGTTCTATCTAAACACATAAACCACAAAACCAGCACTTCAAATTGGAACAAAAGTTGTCGCTTCAAGATTCGAGGTTGAGCAGTAAATCATAACTGCTACAAAAATGCTCCTCCTTAGAAGGAATGACTAATCACTATCACAAAGGCTCTCTTCAATAAAGCGAGAGAATGATCACTACGTAGaaacatgaaaagaaaaagaatgaagaGATCAATAAGCATTGCTACTGATCCCAAGGCCAAATATTAAATCCGCAACAATaggttttttctttgatttttctctAGCTTGACAATGGTTCTTTGTTTTAAGTGGTTTTTGAATATTCAATCTGTAAGAGCCTTTTGCTTATATATAAGTATACAGATAGGTTGATATAATAACAAGAAAACAATACATCGTAAAACAGATTTCAAAGAACTTGCTCAATAGGTCATCATATGATGTGGCATGGGGCTTGGTCAATATGaatttgtttaattaaattacacTGTTCAATTACGTGCCAATGTCAGTTTCTCATGCATCATCATGGAAATATAGTAACAATTGGATGCTCTgactttttattattaattgttTTTGCTCAGATATTAAATATGTTTTTTAATTATAGAATGAATAAAAACATTCAGTTTCTTATGAGCAAACCCCACATGTGACCAATGAACTGATAGGACTGCTTTTGGAGAGCCTTCAAGACTTTAAAGTGCCTTTCCTGCTTTTGTTAAACGGCTAAGCGAGAACACACGTACTCGGCATAATAAAATAGACGAGGGAACAGACAAGACAACTTTTCACTATATAAACGCCCTAGAGCCCTTTACACCATCTTCAACCACCCAAAAGAATAAGTCCTTTGGTTCTGGTTCACATCCAATTCCCACATAGAAATCCCCATGGCCTACCCTAGAGTTGGTGCCACCACCATAACCACCGGCGTCACCACCGTTGACTGCCAAAAACAAGTCCGGTCATGGCGGCTTCTTCGCTCTCTCATCGAAGTTCTAATCCCAACTTGCAATTGCACCTTCGTAGAAGATGATCATCATCAAGAAAAACTAAACACCAAACAACAAAGCCACGTCAACAGATACTACTATCCCCAGCCAAgctttgcttgctccaacaACATCATAATCGGCACCATATTCGGATACCGAAGAGGGAAAGTTAGTTTCTGTATCCAAACAACCTCCCAGTCCAACCCAATTCTCCTTCTCGAGCTAGCCTTGCCCACAACCGTTCTAGCCAAAGAAATGCAAGGTGGGTTTCTTAGAATAGCGCTCGAGGCAGCTACTGATCCAAATAGTTCTTCTAACTCTCTTTTGGCCACGCCTGTATGGACCATGTATTGCAATAGTAAAAAAGTTGGGTATGCAATCAAGCGCAAGCCTTCAAAGCATGACATGGAAGCACTGAGGGTGATGGGATCAGTTCTGGTGGGTGCTGGGATTATTAATGGGAATAAAGAGCTGAATAATTATAGGGAGGGTGATGAGATTATGTACCTGAGAGCCAATTTTCAGCGAGTTTGTGGTTCAGCTAATTCTGAGTCCTTTCATTTGATTGATCCAGAGGAGAGTATCGGCCAGGAGCTTAGTATTTTCCTTTATCGGTCAAGGTGACCAGGGATTTTGTTTTGTGTAATATGTTGTATGTATTTTGGTTTTGTAATTAGCAGCTAGCAACCCATTATTTTTACGGGATCCTCCTTTTTTTGAGCTGTGCTTTGTGTAGCAGGGCTTTCTTTTTGGGGTACCATTTTCAAGGGTTCCCTTGTTAATATACATGTATTTGATTGGAGAATAAGCACTATGGGGGGTGTGTAATCACATGTATCCATGCCTTAGTTAGACCAAATAATCATATACTGGTGGCAGAGGTATAAGAAATTGGAAGATAATGAGTATGGCTAGAAGTTCTTGTTAAATATTTTGCATACCTTTGATATGAGGAACCTTATTGTATAACAACTATAACATATTGAAGTCccccctctttcttttttttaaatgggatGAGAAACCAATTCTTGATTGTTATTTTTTCATCAAAGAACAACTCTTGGTATTAATTTAGCATAATTGTCCttgaaaaaatatttgtttgaaCTCATAACAACAAGGCATAAAATTATTAGTTCACATGTAACGTGTTATAATACATATGAATTTGGGTTAATAAGATTCTAGTACCAAACGATAATTTCTCTTATTATTGGAATTagtttaatttgaaaattataAATGTCATGAATATGCATGCGTATTTGTTAGTCCAAAGTTCAAACTCCAAAATGATTAGTTTTGGGGTTTTAGTTTATTCGATCGATCACTAAAATATACTGGGGTGAAAAACATATTGCCTTCCTATGGCTAGTTTGTACCCCTTGCCGAAAGTGAGATGGCattcttttttataaaaaagttGGTGTGGTTGTATAAATTTCAGAATGGGTAAAGCAGTAGCATGACTAGCTGTTGCTGATTCCTTGTGTCGTTGCATTAAAACCTAGACACCAAGGCAGGGTTCCATCATATTGTACTGCTGTCTGCTGAAGTGGAAAGTGGATTTATAAGTAATTGTCGATCCACACTTTAATTTTGGACGTAATTGTATACATTTTCAACCATCCACAATATAGTGCATGATCACTAGTTTCTCCGTCTTGCGCATGTAACTAGGGGTGGTTTTGGtacattaccgtaccaaaatctCTGTACCAATTACCATACTAAATATTTGGTACGGTAAAATCTATTATTATTACCGTATCAAATTTTTGGTATACTGAATATCAGTATACCGAATAGTTTGGTTGGTGTGGTATGTCAAtagtaattgccattttgttttacGCCACTTAGTTTGTCCAAAatctaatattttttaattaatgtagaagtgtaaaaactatagaaaaaatatataaacgctcataatgacaagctttgcaactttcgtgaagagcttaactttgaaattcaccattataatcatataaatcatatatcaaaatttaactgttgattattgtttatatttacgcttcatttttctcatcaattttttttttttttttttacagattttcttttttgaaatcatgatctattagaggatgcaggaagatgaacggtttggatcgttgatattatgttcCGAGTTTtatggttagtgaaaatattgcttgatgtttataaagtttctacaaactatatgacatcgactcatatttcagttaatcgtaaatatcgaaacgtgaaataaatatccaaaaccataaaatattcatttgtagtaaagaaaaatgaaatatgGTACTACAAAGAAACCCTTACCCTTAACTCAATAGTCATGCAATTTCATATTAGGGTGCTCTTCGAGGGAAGacctaaaaaataaattattcgaATCCCTAAAATACATTAAGGAATAGACCGCACAAAAACATATGGAAAATAGTAGCGCAGCGGatttaccaatatatatatatatatatatatatatatatatcaatagtGTTAAAAGGGTAATAAACAATAAAgcaaaatttataataaaataaaataaaataaataaaatataaataaataaataaagaaaaaagaaaaagaaagcgaAAAAAACAGTGTCGAAAAGGTGTACTTGAAGCATTTTCAAAGCTAATTACAACTTAATAAGTTATGAAGCATTATTCAAACAATTTCCTACttgcactcaaaacaaattaGCTACACAACTAATTCCTATCATTTCAAGTAAAGATTCATCTCGCCTTCTATCATTGGTTTGGTAATTAATTGGTGACATTTTTTCAAATACCGGGTATTCAAGTGGTACTCTAAATATCATAATACAAATAGACGAAATAATTTATCTTTTCGTGTTCCTCCACCTATTTTATGACTCATGAAGTACCTGCTTCAAACCTTGTGAACTTCTTCAACATTGAGACGTTCTGCATTTGAGCACTCTACCTGGTGAATCATGCCTTAATATAACAATGATGACGATTGTCTCAGTTGTGTGCTCGTAAAAAACGAAGTTTTGTCCATTCTTTTCTCCTGTAAAATTCAACCGTCGGATTTGTTGATCTCAAGACTCGACCATCCATATTCAAGGTTGGGTGATTCCGATATATCTTCATTAAATATGCTCGGATCTCTTGATTTATCTTCTCAAAATTCCCAAATCTTTCTTGTTCCAAAAGTGTTGAACTCTTTACCACATCATTTGGTCAAAATTTCCTAGCCCTTATTCACTATCTTGCTTGATTTCTTCAATCCTTCTACAATTTGACTCCAATGCATGGCCTATCCTGGATGTTTCTTCCTAGGCCAATGCCTAGACAGAGGTTGCGCTCCAGAGTCATATGAACAAGATCCTCAAGGTAGAAGCAGATTACAAGGCTGAGTTGGCCCGTCGGAATTAGCAGAAATGTCAGTTGCAGGacaggaacgcaaatctggagaAACTTCTAATGGAGCGTGTTGCATTGTGAAGAAAAGAGGGCCAGTGACTTAGCAGCGCATGTGGCTCGTCTTGAGGCTGAATCTACACATTCGTTAAGGGCCAAAGACGACGCGGGGTGTACACTTGCAGCAGAGCGACCGACAGAGCAACCCTCCAATCAAAACTGGATGACACCCAGCAGGAAGCAAACTTGAAATATGAGATGCATATTGAAGCCATCCAGCAGGCCCTAGACGATAATGCATCAGAGCTGGCAAAGGTCCGCACATTGTTTAAGACAGTGTCAGCTTGGAAGTACTCTGAGGGGTACGATCAGGGCTATATCGCATGTTTAGCTAGCTAGGGTCACCATGACGGATGGGATGCTCATCGAAAGCTGGCGGTAGGTGTGGGTTCAAAataccgaaaaccgaaaaaaaccgaaaactgaATCGAACCGAAAcagaaaaaaccaaaccgaacgaaaaaaccgaaccgaattgaaaaaaccgaaccgaactgaaataattaaattaatatttttttaattttatttatttaattatttgattttattatattagaATATGATACTTCGAACTGCTGCTTTGGTAGGACTTGTTTGCTTTCCAATTCAAATTGTCTTCTCAGCTTCTCCATCTACAACAAAAATTAGAACTTGTACCATTACATGCAATATTTCTAGTTTATATCATTAAGTGCAACACATATCTCAAGTGCACTGCAATTGATTAGGGAAAGCAAACAGCGTATAAAAGTCTCATGAGTTTATTAAACACTACGagatcaaaaacaaaattcaaactttatcACCTATGGCCAAGTATAGTAGCTTCCGTGGCCTAACAATTTTGAAAAGTATAtcaatatattcaaaattattGATGAACACCTCTTCAAAATTTGCTGGTGGTAGAAGCTGAACACAGAATGTAGAAATTATATTATGTAACCACAtatatgaataaaaaaattcggaccataaagataaagaaaatatcaaaaattgTTACCTAgacaataataaaaataaatagtatattATAGAATGTTTATCTTATTGCTAGTGAAGAATacatgtagagagagagagagacagagagagagagagagagattgagagaaagagaggaatgaataaggtcgtactccatcatcatcgtctaaaaagaaatctatttacagttaaactttaaacccaaaatattaaaaaaaaaacctttatgttataattctagttgaactttaaatgtttattttcattatttttaagtCTAGTCGGAatatttatgttatgattgtgttggatatgttaaaatttaagatttcaaattttttcattttaaaaaaaaaaaattgaaaccgaaccgaaaccgaaccggaaaaaaccgaaccgatttgaaccgaacccacccctagctgGCGGAGGTGTAGAGGGCAAAGTTTCCAATTACTCCTTATCTAACAATAGAGGCTGCGGAGCTAGAAGCCTTCgaacactacaagaaaacatggtTTAAATGGCAATAGACATTCATTTGATTATATGTGACAAAAATCTAGCGTCACTCACATCACCTATATGTGACAAATTTTACATTCGCCACATATTTTTAGTATTAATGATGCCGCATTCGTCATTTGTTAACTTT
Above is a window of Malus sylvestris chromosome 15, drMalSylv7.2, whole genome shotgun sequence DNA encoding:
- the LOC126601623 gene encoding protein MIZU-KUSSEI 1-like is translated as MAYPRVGATTITTGVTTVDCQKQVRSWRLLRSLIEVLIPTCNCTFVEDDHHQEKLNTKQQSHVNRYYYPQPSFACSNNIIIGTIFGYRRGKVSFCIQTTSQSNPILLLELALPTTVLAKEMQGGFLRIALEAATDPNSSSNSLLATPVWTMYCNSKKVGYAIKRKPSKHDMEALRVMGSVLVGAGIINGNKELNNYREGDEIMYLRANFQRVCGSANSESFHLIDPEESIGQELSIFLYRSR